A stretch of Christensenellaceae bacterium DNA encodes these proteins:
- a CDS encoding aspartyl-tRNA amidotransferase subunit B, with the protein MSKIEQVQKEMIAAMKAKDTERKETLTLLLSAMKAKAKDKREALSEEEENTIILKEVKQAEESLAGAKKAQRQDLMDMNEKRIAVLKEFAPAQMDEAEIRKVIEEVLSKLGIEEPTPQDKGKIMKELMPLVKGKADGGLVNRLVGEKMK; encoded by the coding sequence ATGAGTAAGATTGAGCAGGTACAGAAAGAAATGATCGCGGCCATGAAAGCGAAAGATACGGAGCGCAAGGAGACGCTGACGCTGCTTTTGTCGGCCATGAAAGCCAAGGCGAAAGATAAGCGTGAGGCGCTGAGCGAAGAGGAAGAAAACACGATTATTCTAAAAGAGGTCAAGCAGGCGGAAGAAAGCCTTGCGGGCGCCAAAAAGGCGCAGCGTCAGGACCTTATGGATATGAACGAGAAACGGATCGCCGTTTTAAAGGAGTTCGCGCCCGCCCAGATGGATGAGGCGGAGATACGCAAAGTGATCGAAGAAGTTCTTAGCAAGCTGGGTATCGAAGAGCCAACGCCGCAGGACAAAGGCAAAATCATGAAAGAACTAATGCCGCTTGTCAAGGGAAAGGCGGACGGCGGACTGGTCAACAGGCTGGTTGGGGAAAAAATGAAGTAA